From one Mytilus edulis chromosome 1, xbMytEdul2.2, whole genome shotgun sequence genomic stretch:
- the LOC139505282 gene encoding uncharacterized protein encodes MSSEVTTSANQSLPPNKKYHVYICRSQHENDNSWASKLNDHLQKHGFSVYSSENDFNPNVTVIQNVEKAMQSSLKIVCVLSPRYISSKMCQLETEIALKLYLHDRQSSTILPIMIDTCDVPDCLQPLRYIDARKAESDWLPILLSSLAKPIISKPLAVLPEGKQYHVFFVYKTVVPDKDWVKEVACSLEAHESGLKCAYHERDFIPGLTIIENIVHFLKCSLKVVIVLTPDFLESSWTKYETELAKLISLNPAGDVRIVPVVVQDCTIPESLINLTYLDATDTFFTWWPRLLKTINIPNNELLLLPPKNEAMLQTLKLGTFVGKLAKEEFKSWLIDIEFVENEYLLVTDARNKKLKKFCFKGQLQNEVSFANRPMFFTCFDDRMTYVTFPDENIIRVVNSNNQLEVVTELTVNKGCCGIAKIDQDKFALACRSKCKIYIMSRTGKKLQTIKPIIGKDEISINNIPSTGTDEANDSEEEGANRGHPQTAGQKDFDALKRHRQALKKSDIQCRLVWAGFIDASEKQIFVTDYETKHLTIVYIENETSFRHKSIPLVDPRGVVIHDNKLFVSAGTIRLLTLDGEAITEVPLHGGPITFPRSIAFDKTGHYMAVTHKGDGDDCFSVFQLLSS; translated from the exons ATGTCTTCGGAAGTGACGACAAGTGCTAACCAATCTTTGCCGCCAAATAAAAAGTACCATGTATATATTTGTAGATCTCAACATGAAAATGACAACAGCTGGGCTTCTAAATTAAATGATCACCTACAAAAGCATGGATTTTCTGTATATTCCTCAGAAAATGACTTCAATCCAAACGTAACGGTTATTCAAAATGTTGAGAAAGCAATGCAGTCATCGCTCAAAATAGTGTGTGTATTATCACCACGCTATATATCTAGTAAAATGTGTCAACTCGAAACAGAGATAGCGTTAAAGTTGTACTTGCATGACCGTCAGTCGAGCACAATTCTCCCTATAATGATTGATACTTGTGATGTACCAGATTGTCTGCAGCCTTTGCGGTATATAGATGCCAGAAAAGCTGAGAGTGACTGGTTGCCAATATTGCTATCATCATTAGCCAAGCCTATAATATCTAAACCTCTCGCAGTTTTACCGGAGGGAAAACAGTATCACGTGTTTTTCGTGTATAAAACTGTAGTCCCTGATAAAGATTGGGTAAAAGAGGTGGCATGCAGTCTTGAAGCCCATGAATCAGGTTTAAAATGTGCTTATCATGAACGAGACTTTATTCCAGGATTAACAATAATAGAAAACATTGTGCATTTTCTAAAGTGCTCATTAAAAGTGGTCATAGTTTTGACTCCTGATTTTCTTGAAAGTTCCTGGACTAAATATGAAACCGAATTAGCCAAGTTGATTAGTTTGAATCCGGCAGGTGACGTTCGTATAGTTCCAGTCGTTGTTCAGGATTGTACGATTCCTGAAAGTTTGATCAATTTAACATATTTGGACGCTACTGACACATTCTTCACATGGTGGCCCCGATTGCTGAAAACCATCAATATTCCAA ATAATGAATTACTTCTACTACCGCCAAAGAATGAGGCCATGCTACAGACTTTAAAACTAGGAACATTTGTTGGAAAACTTGCAAAAGAAGAATTCAAATCATGGTTGATTGATATCGAATTTGTAGAAAATGAATATCTACTTGTTACTGATGCCCGGAATAAAAAGCTAAAAAAGTTTTGTTTCAAAGGACAACTCCAAAATGAAGTCTCGTTTGCAAACAGACCAATGTTCTTTACCTGTTTTGACGATCGTATGACATATGTTACATTTCCTGACGAAAATATCATCAGGGTAGTGAACTCGAATAATCAACTTGAAGTTGTAACTGAGTTAACAGTCAATAAAGGTTGTTGTGGGATAGCCAAAATTGATCAAGATAAGTTTGCATTAGCATGTCGATCCAAATGCAAGATTTATATCATGTCCAGAACTGGAAAAAAACTTCAAACAATCAAACCAATTATAGGTAAAGATGAAATATCAATCAACAATATTCCGTCGACGGGGACAGACGAAGCAAATGATTCGGAAGAAGAAGGTGCCAATAGGGGGCATCCACAAACGGCAGGTCAAAAGGATTTCGATGCCTTAAAACGTCATCGTCAAGCCTTGAAAAAGTCAGATATTCAATGCAGACTTGTCTGGGCAGGATTTATTGATGCATCAGAAAAACAGATATTTGTTACCGACTATGAAACTAAGCATCTGACCATTGTATATATCGAAAACGAGACATCTTTTCGTCACAAATCTATTCCGCTGGTCGATCCTAGAGGTGTAGTGATACATGACAATAAACTTTTTGTGTCAGCTGGTACGATACGATTATTGACCTTAGATGGAGAAGCAATCACTGAAGTCCCCCTCCATGGTGGTCCTATAACCTTTCCAAGGTCTATTGCATTTGACAAGACTGGTCATTACATGGCAGTTACTCACAAAGGAGATGGCGATGATTGTTTTTCCGTTTTCCAGTTACTCTCATCCTGA